AATCAATAAACTAGTTCTCTCTAAATTTATATTTAAAATATAAAAATAGCTTTAAATACCAAACAAAAACTATAATTTACACACGACCCTGCATATGGGGAACATGCTATAATAATGACACGAGCAGAAGCTTCTGATAAATCAATAGGTTTGAAGTTTTATCCTAAAATATTATTGAAGCTATAATTACAAATGTTATTTGTCTAATGATATAATAGATTTATAGTTAAATAAATTAAGGATGTTGATTATGATGACTTCTAGCGTTATTTCAATTAAAACAATAAAAGAAAAAATGATTCCAATATTAAAGAGTTACCCAGTAGATAAGGCAGTATTACTTGGTTCAT
The sequence above is drawn from the Clostridiisalibacter paucivorans DSM 22131 genome and encodes:
- a CDS encoding nucleotidyltransferase domain-containing protein translates to MMTSSVISIKTIKEKMIPILKSYPVDKAVLLGSSVKDKAIYGSDIDLYIDTKK